Within Burkholderia cepacia GG4, the genomic segment TGGACGACGAAGTGAATCCGCGCGATCGCCGATTCCGACAGCAGCGGCGTGAATTCGACGTTCACGCCGTTGTACGCGTCGACGAGCAGCTTAGCGATGCGCCGGCGCAGGTCGGTGTTGTACTTGTCGCGCGGCACGAATGCGAGACACGACACGAAGCGGTCGAAGCGGTCGCGCCGCACGAACAGGCGCGTGCGCTGGTGTTCCTGCAAGCGCAGGATGCCGAGTGCGATGTCGTAGAGCTGGTCTTCGTCGGCCTGGAACAGCTCGTCGCGCGGATAGGTTTCGAGCACCGTCACGAGCGACTTGCCGAGATGCCCCTTCGGCAGAAAGCCCGCGCGCCGCACGATGTTCGCACACTTGCGGCGCACGATCGGGATCTCGGCGCTCGACACCATGTACGCGGTCGACGTGTAGAGCCCGATGAAGCGGCGCTCGCCGATCACCTTGCCGTCGGCGCCGACCAGTTTCACGCCGACGTAGTCGAGGTAGCCGGGCCGGTGCACGGTCGCGCGCGAGTTCGCTTTCGTCAGGAAGATCGGCCAGGGGCCGGTGATGATCTCGGCGGCGGCCGGCGGCAGCGGTGTCACGTCCGGCGCGCCGGGCGGGCGCAGCGATTCGCGCAGCAGGCCGAAGCCCGAGCCTTCGACGCCGCGCAGGCCAAAGCCGGTGCCGTCCGACACGAGCGAGTAGTCGCGCTGGCCGAGGAACGTGAAGTGGTCGGCGGCCATCCATTCGAGGAATGCGCGCGCCTCGATGTCTTCCGCGGTCGATTCGCGGGCTTTCATGTCCTTGATCGTTGCGCGCGCGATGTCGACGATCTTCGGCCAGTCCTCGACCGATGCACGCACGTCGCGGAGCACGCGCGCAATGTCGTCGCGCAGCGTGTCGAGCAGCGCGGCGTCGCCGCAGCGGTCGACTTCGAAGTGGATGAACGACGCGAGCTGCGACTGGCCGTCGCCGGGCGTCGCGCCGCCGGCGTCGACGCGCTCGATGCTGCCGTGGCTGCCGCGCCAGATGCGGAACACCGGGTGCAGTGCCGAGTGCAGCGCGAGCCCGAGGCGGTTGACGGCCATCGTCACCGAGTCGACGAGGAACGGCATGTCGTCGTTGACGATCTCGATGACCGTGTGGTCCGAGTGCCAGCCGTGCTGTTCGAGGATCGGGTTGTACACGCGAAGCCGCTCGCTGCCGGGCACGAACTTCTGGGCGGTCTGCCAGTGCGCCATCGCGGCGCCGTACAGGTCGGCGATGCCGCGACTCTGCAGATCATCCGCGTCGACGAAATCGTAGTAATGACGCAGGAATGGTTCGACGATCCGGAACGTGGCTTCGGGCAGGCGCCCACGCGCGAATTCGACGACATCGGAGAGCAGGTGTGCGACGACTTCCTCGTTCTTCGCTTCCATGGCGGTCTCCTGGTCAGGTGGCCATTGGCTGCTGCGTGTGTCCGGCATTATGCGCCGATTGATGCGCCGATTGCGTGATGGAGCGATGTGCGGGCGCACAACGCGGAGCAGGGAAGGGAAGCTGCATGCAACGCCGGTGCCCGGCGTTGCACGGGAGGGTCAAGCCAGGTCCGGTGGCTTCAGGTCGGGGTGCCGCGCGTAGAGCGGATTCATGAAGTCGAGCAGCATCGTGGTCAGCAGTTGCGACACGAATTCGCGGTAGGCGACGAATTCCGAATCCGGACACGACGCCTTGACTGTCAGCAGGGAGCGATCCAGATCGGCTCCCATTTGCAAGATCATGTCGTTAAGGACACTTGCGATTTGCTTGTCTGAGATCACTTGTTCGCCTTTTTAGCATCCCGCCAACGCATTACAACTGTTGACGCAGTTCCAGAACTTGAATCCGAAGTTGCCGGTGGGCAAAGTCATTGCAGAACATTTTGCCCGGCACAATGCCCGCCATTGTGCACAGGCGGAGGTGTTTCGGGGCTCCGGCGTCGTGTTGAGCACGCTCGCACTGGCCTCGGGACCGACGAAAATGAAGGTTGCCGACTCTCGTTCCGTCGTATAGACGACAGCCAGATCCTCCGAGAATAGCAATGCGGCGTCAATTGTTTGCCCGACAGTCGTCCGGCAGGCCGCCGTTGCTGGTGATGCCGTCACGCGATATGCATTTTCCTGATTGGATGATTTTATCTTTCCGGTCAGTCTGCATTTGCCAATATCGATGGACACGTCCACGAGGTTCGGGGCGATCTGGAGTTGCATCGAGGTACCGGAAACCACCGCGGACCATTTTCCGGGGCGGATGACGGCTCGTACCTTATGGCGAGGCCGGTAGGGTTTCGCGACAAAGCTCGTGGTTTCGCCGTCGATGCTTAGCATGACACCGATCGATTGGCTGCTCGTCTCCTGAATTCCGATCGTGATGTCTGACGAAATCGACGTCCACGGCACATATTCGGTACTGGTCGGGCCGTTTTGTCGATCGTAGACAACGTACCCTGAAATGTTATTCTTGTTTCCGTAGACAATTAGAAAACGGTCGTTGGAAATCTTGACGATTTTGTAGTTTGTACCGTTTTCGAAGGTTTCCCATGCCTGGCCGACAGAGGGAGGGGCTGCTCCGCCGGATGCTGTTGGTAACGAGCTGCCGAAACCGGCGCTCGAGAAGGAAATCAATGAAAGCAGCAGTGCGGCGAAATAGCCTTTAAGCGTCATGATTTTCATGGCGTCCACCTGCAATGATGAGTTGAAGATCGGCATGATTTTGATTGCCGGGGTTCATTGCTGGCGGTGACACCACTGGTGGCGATCAGCTGGCTAGATTTTTTCTGATTCTGATGCAATGCATTTGATTCGTTATGCAGATTTATATACAGAAAATCCGGACGTGCCTGCGCTTACGGAAGCTAATTGCCGTGAGGCTAATTGTCAACGGCAATATATCGAGATAGCTGCTGATTTCAGCATATTCGAATTGCCAGCCCCCCTTTTTTGAGATGACAAACTGGCACCCGAGTAGCGTGCGCCCACGGGCTGGACGCACGCATATCCCGGGGCGCTCGTCAGCGCTCGTCGCTCCACAGCTTGCCGGCCGTCGCCCAGTTCTCCTTCTTCACGTCGGCGAGGATGATGTCGACCGAGCCCGGGTCGCAGCCGAGCGTCTCGCACGTGACGCGCGTGATTGCTTCGACGAATGCGCGCTTCTGCTCGACCGTGCGGCCTTCGAACAACTGGATATTGAAAGTCGGCATGACTGGATGCTCCGATGGTTGGGGTGAAGAGGTTGGTCGGGACGCCGGCGGCGTCAGTCGCGATACGACGGATCGATCCGGTCGAGGCGGCGCAGCAGCGCCGGCCATTCCAGCTCGCCCTCGATCGCGCCGCCGTCGCGCAACTGCTCGGCGGTGCGGTCGGCGACGGCCGGCTCGGGCAGCACGAGCGGCCCGCCGCCTGCCTGCGCGCGCACCTGGATGTCGCAGGCCTTGATCAGCGTATCCATCAGCACATACGCCTCGGCGACGGTCCGGCCGACGGTCAGCGTACCGTGGTTGCGCAGCAGCATCGCGGATTTTGCGCCGAGGCTGGCGGTCAGCCGCGCGCCTTCGGCCGGCGAGAACGCGAGCGCTTCGTAGTCGTGATACGCGAGGTCGCCGTGAAACCGCAGTGCGTGCTGCGACGCGGGCAGCAGCCCGTCGCGCTGGATCGACACGGCGATGCCGGCCGTATTGTGCAGATGCATCACGCAGACGGCGTCGGCACGGGCGGCATGCACGGCCGCGTGCAGCGCGAAGCCCGTCACGTTGACCGCGTGCTCGCTGTCGCCGATCCGGTTGCCGGCCAGGTCGATCTTCACGAGGTTCGACGCGCGGACCTCGTCGAACGTCAGGCCGAACGGGTTGATCAGGAAGTGGCCGGGCTCGCCGGGCACGGTCGCGGACAGATGCGTGTAGATCAGATCGTCCCAGCCGTTCAGCGCGACGAGGCGATAGGCGGCGGCCAGATCGACGCGCAGCCGTCGTTCGGCGTCCGAGATCGGGCCGCCGGGCTTCACGGTGTCAGGACGGTGTGCGAATGACGACATCGGGTTCTCCGAGGGTAAGGCGGCGCGCGACGGCCACCGTGATCCACGACGCGAGCGCGAACGGGGCCGTGAGCGCGGGGACACCCGCGTGCATCGCGAGCCACTGGATCAGCGCGGCCAGCGCGGCGGCCGCGAGCGCCGCGCGTGCGCCGCGCGGCATCAGCGCGAGTGCGGCGAGCGCGCCGTTGAAGCCTAGCAGGCCGTCGGCGAACACTGCGCCGCTCGCGCCGAGCGCGACCAGCAACACGGTCGACACGATCGCGCCGCCGAGTGCGAACGCGGTTGCCCGGCGGGATGCAGCCGCGATGCCGGCGACGATCAGCGCGCCGGCCCACGCGCCTTGCGCGAAGGTGGTCTGCGCAACGCCCGAGAGCAGTGCGGGGGCGAACGATTCGAGCGTGGGTGTTGCCCCGCTGGTGCTGCCGCTCGCATGTTGCACCGCGACAAACGGCAGCCACAGCGCGGTGGCCGCCAGGCATGGGCTCGAATACGGGCACTGGCGCCATTTCGCGAGCGGGGTGCGCATCGCACGCTGCACGAGCGCGGCGCCGATTGCGGCGAGCGGCACCAGCGCAAGTGCCGCGAGCGGCGTGGGGGAAAAGATCACGGCCACCAGCGCGGCGAGCGCGCCGTTGAAGCCGTGCAAACCCTGTTCGACGTCGCGGCGCGCCGCGCCGGTCAGCACCGCGGTCAGGTTGGCGGCGGCCGCGCCGACCAGCGCCGCGCACGCGAGCCGCAGGTCGGTCAGCGCGAGTGCGGCAACCAGCGTCGCGCCGGTGAACGCGTTCGCCTGCAGCACGATCTGTCCGATGCTGCGCAGCAGGATGCGCAGGTCGATCGACGGCGAAGCGGGGCGGGCGGTAGGCATGGCGGCGGCGGAGCAGGACGAGCCGCGAGCATAGGACACAATCTCATGCACCGGAATAGGGAATCCTGGATAGTCAGAATTTGAGGTCGGTGCCCCGAAGTGGGGCGCAGAGAGGCGGTCCGGAATTTGTTTGCCGGGGGTGATGGTGCCTTCGACGGATTTCCCGGTGTTGGTATCGGAATTTTGATCGCCAGTGGATTTTTCGTGCGTATGCTGACGCGTTGGCGTTTCCGGGGAGGAACAATGCACGAACTGCGCTGGGCGTCGCTCGAAGGCGACGGAATCGAGCATCTGACGTTCGACCGGAGTGACGCCGGTATCATCGTCGAAAGTGCCGTGGTCGGCCAGCGGTACGGCCGTGCTTACGGGCTTGCGTACCGGGTCGAGTGCGATCCGCAGTGGCGGGTCAGGTATGCGGTGCTCAGGGTGATGGGCGGCGGCACGCTGGAACTGCGCGGCGACGGGGCCGGGCACTGGCGCGACGGTTCAGGCCGTGCGCTGCGGGAACTGGATGGCTGCGTCGACATCGACATCGCGGCGACGCCGTTCACGAATTCGCTGCCGATCGGCCGCCTGGGGCTCGCGCGTGGCGAGCGTCGGCCGATCGACGTCGCATACATCTCGACGCCGGACCTGACCGTCACGCCGGTCAAGCAGGCCTACGCGTGCATCGAGCCCGGCCGGCGCTACCGCTACGAAGGCATCTTCCGGAATTTCATGGCGGAGATGGACATCGACACCGACGGGCTCGTGATCGACTACGAAACGCTGTTCAGACGCCTGCCGACGTTGCGCTGAACCGCGGCTCGCGCTGCCGCTGGCGCTGCCGCAACCGCCGGCCTTTCATGCGCCGCCGCAAACCGGTCGATCCGCGCCGCAATCAACTCCGGATTGCGCACCACGACCCAGTGCGCGCCGTCGATTTCCTCGCGCACGTGCTCGCCGAGCCAGCGGTCGAGATCGACCGACATCTCGGGCGTCACGTAGCGGTCGCGCACCGGCACGAGGATTTGCACCGGCGCCTGCGCATACCGCTCGCGCGGCTTTCTCGCCCGCGCCAGGAAATTCGCGCGGTAGAGCTGCAACCCGTTCAGCGCGTTCTTCAACTGCGCGGGATCGCGCTCCGGCCGCACGCGCTCGGTCAACTGCAGCCAGCGCGGCCACAGCGCAGCGCCGCCGAGCCGCCAGACCAGCGACGGCACGACCGGCAGGTGGAAGAACGCGATATACCACGACTTCAGGCTTTGCTTGAGCCGCATCTTCGCGCGGAACACGTGGTCGAGGCACGGGCCGGAGATCGACGTATACGACGCGATCCGGCCGCGGAACGCAGGATCGGTCACGGCCTCCCAGCACTGGATCGACCCCCAGTCGTGGCCGACGAGATGGAACGGCCGGTTGCCGCAGGTCGCGTCGGCGACGGCCTTCAGGTCGTCGGCGAGCCGCGCGAGCGCGTAGTCCGCGAGGCGGCGCGGCGCATCGGACGCGCCGGCGCCGCGCACGTCGTAGGCGATCACGCGGTAGCGCTTCGCGAGCCGCGCGCGGATCGGCGCCCACACGGCCGCCGAATCGGGATAGCCGTGCACGAGGATCAGCGGCGGCGCGCGACGTGGGCCGCTGACATAGACGGCGAGTTTCACGTCGCCAGAGCGGACGGTCAGCATCTCGTGGGCGCGCGCCATGACGTCATGCCTGCGCAACCGGATGCAGCGGCACGCGGCGCGGGGCGGCCTGCGCCGCATGGCGCGCGTTGGTCGCGTCGATGTTCGCGAGCAACGTGTCGAGCCCCTGCAGGTACTGGTGGTTGTCGTGGTCCCACGGGTGGAAGCCCGGGCGGAAGTAGTCGAGCCATTCGCGCGCGATGCTCGGAAACACGCCGTGCTTCGGGCCGTACAGGTACTTCACGAGGCGCCACATGCCGCCGAACTTGCCGTGCTCGCGACGGTGCGCGCGCATCAGGCGCACGTGGAAGTCGAACACGATCGTCCAGAAGAACACGGTGGTCGTCAGCATCGTGCCCGTGCGCAGCAGGTAGCTGCCGAGGCCCGGCTTCATCACGGTGGTCCACACGTCGTAGGACACCGCCTTGTGCTCGGTTTCCTCCATCGCGTGCCACATCCACATCTGCTGGTAGCCTTCGACCGAGCCGTCGATCCGGTGCTCGTGGCCCGACAGCAGCTGGTTCGCGAGAATCGCCGTGTAGTGCTCGAGCGCGATCGTGATCGCGAGCTGCATCGAATGCGGCAGCGCCTTCTTGAACCAGCCGAGGATCGTCCACAGGCGCTTGTCGAGCTTGTGTGCGGGCAGGCCCGACGATTGCAGCAAGTCGTTGTACTCGATGTGCTCGCGCGTATGCATCGCTTCCTGACCGATGAAGCCGAGCACCTGCTTCTTCAGCTCCGGATCCTCGATGCGGTCGCGGTAGTTGCGCACCGAATCCATGAAGAAGCGCTCGCCGGCCGGGAACAGCAACGACAGCGCGTTCATGAAGTGCGTGACCGGCACGCCCTGCACGTGCCAGTCCTTCGCGTGTTCGGGCGGTAGCGCGAAACGGATGTCGCGTCGTACCGGCATCATGTTCGGGGTCGTCATGATTGTTCTCCTCCCTGATTGCCTGCGTTGTTGTAGGTGGCGTGCAGCGGTGCGGCCGTCGGTGCGCCGTGCCGGGCGGCTGCGCGGCGGGCCTTCGCGGCCTCGCGGCGCGTCGCGAGCACGACGAGCGCCTGGTACGCGGACGGCAGCACGCGCGCCATCCAGTCGCCGGCCTTTGCGTCGCGGCCGATCAGCACGCGGCGCTTGTTCTTGCGCACGCCCGAGAGGATCGTGCGCGCGGCATCGTCGGCGGTCGTGATGAAGAACTTCTCGAACGTGTCGCGGCCTTGCTGCTCGCTCGCGACCATGAAGCCGACCATGTTCTTCGACACGCGGCTGGCCTGCGCGATGTTCGTGCGGATGCCGCCCGGATGCACGCAGGTCGCCGATACGCCGCACTTCATCATGTCGAGTTCCTGGCGCAGCGATTCGGTGAAGCCGCGCACCGCGAACTTGGTCGCGTTGTAGCCGCTCATGCCCGGTTGCGCGAAGATCCCGAACAGGCTCGACGTGTTGATCACGTGGCCGTCGCCCGATGCCTTCAGGTGCGGCAGGAACGCCTTCGTGCCGTGCACGACGCCCCAGAAATTGATGTTCACGATCCACTCGAGATCACTGTATTCCATCCCTTCGATCGTGCTCGACAGTGCGACGCCTGCGTTGTTGAAGATCAGGTTGACCTTGCCGTGTTCCTTCGCGGTGTCGTCGGCCCACGCGAACATCGCGTCGCGGTCGCCGACGTCCAGCACGCGCGTCGATACGCGCACGTTCGGTGCGATCGCGCGGACGATCCGCTCGGTTTCGGCGAGGCCGACGCCGTTCTTGTCGGCGAGCGACACGTGGCAGCCGGCCTGCGCGAGCTGGATCGCGAGCGAGCGGCCCATGCCCGAGCCGGCACCCGTGATCGCGGCGACCTTGTTGGCGAAATCTCTCATGTCGGTTGCTCCTTGTCTGGCTCAGGCCGCTTCGGCGGAGGCGGAGGTGGAGGTGGAAGCGGCAGCGGCCGGCGCGGCGACGGGCCGCGCGGTGTTGTCGTGTTGCGGCGCGCGATATGCGTGGTAATCGGCGATCGAGAAGCGGGCGGTAGCCTGGCGGAAGCGCCAGGTGAAGCCCGGCCACAGCGTCGTGTTCTTGCCGGTGCGCGGATCGAGGTACCAGCTCTTGCAGCCGCCAGTCGACCAGATCGCCTTCTTGAGCTTGCCCTGCAGGTCGCTGTTGAACTGCGCCTCGACGAGCGGGCGTACCTCGATCGCGTCCGCGCGCTCGCGGTGCATCGCCTGCAGCGCGCCGAGGATGTATTCGATCTGCGACTCGATCATGAACACCATCGAGTTGTGGCCGAGGCCGGTGTTCGGGCCGACGATCATGAAGAAGTTCGGGTAGCCAGGCAGCGTCGTGCCGAGATACGCGTGCGCGCCGTCGCGCCAGGCGTCGACGATGTCGAGCCCGCCGCGGCCGATGATTGCGCCGCGCGGATACGGATCGGCGACCTGGAAGCCCGTGCCGTAGATCAGGCAGTCGACTTCATGGCGCTTGCCGTCGGTCGTCACGACCGCGTCGGCTTCGATGTGGTCGATGCCGGTCGTGATCACGTCGACGTTCTTGCGCGACAGCGCCGGGTAGTAGTCGTTCGAGATCAGCACGCGCTTGCAGCCGAGCGTGTAGTTCGGCGTGACCGCACGGCGCAGCTCCGGATCGGGAATCTGCTTGCGGATATGGCGCAGCGCGAGCTTCTGCACGTTCTTCATCAGCGACGGATGGATCGCGAAGCCGAGCACGCGCGATTCGAGCATCCAGTAGATGCTGCTGCGCACGGCCTTCTGTGTGAACGGTAGCGCGCGGAACAGCCATTTCTCGAGCCCGGTCAGGTTGCGGTCGGGCTTCGGCATGATCCACGGCGGCGTGCGCTGGAACAGCGCGAGTTCCTTCACGCGCGGTGCGATCTGCGGCACGAACTGGATCGCGCTCGCGCCGGTGCCGATCACCGCGACGCGCTTGCCTTCGAGCGCGTAGTCGTGATCCCACTGCTGCGAATGGAACGCGCGGCCCTGGAAATTCTCGACGCCGGGAATCGCCGGCAGCGCGGCGCGCGACAGGCCGCCCATCCCCGACACCAGCACGCGCGCCGACAGCCGCTTGCCGTTCGCGAACGTGAGGCGCCAGCGCTGCGCGGCTTCGTCGTATTCGGCGCGCTGCAGCTCGTGGTTCAGGCGCAGGTGCGGGCCGACGCCGAAGCGCTGCACGCAGTCTTCCAGGTACGCGCGGATCTCCGGCTGCGGCGCGAACATGCGCGTCCAGCGCGGGTTCGGCGCGAACGAGAACGAATAGACGTGCGATTGCACGTCGCATGCACACCCGGGGTAATGATTGTCGCGCCACGTGCCGCCGACCGACGCAGCCTTCTCGAGGACGACGAAGTCGGTCACGCCTGTCTGCCGCAGGCGGATCGCCATCCCGAGACCGGCGAAGCCGGTGCCGATGATGGCGATGTCGGTGGTTTCGTCCGGGCCGTCATGGCCGGGCGGGCCGAAAGGCAACGTGCGAGCATTCATCCGGGTGTCTCCGATTTGGCTCATTTTGGAATGTTACATTGTTTGATGTAACGATAGTGGGTGAACCCGGAAACCGCAAGAGGCTAGAAGCGGCGCTCTAAGGGCCGGAAGCCAGACGGGAAAAGGCTGAGCGGGGTTTGGAACGGTGCGGTTTCCGCATGGCGGAAGGGGCGGAAACGGCCGTCGGCAGGGCGTAAGAGGAAGGCGATCAGGCCGCCGACGCGCAGCGGCCTGTTTGAAACACAATCAGGGACGCATCGGGCGGGTGGCCGTCTCATGGAAAACCCCGGCCACGATCGTGACCTGTGCGAGCGCGTAGAGGCCCCAGATCAGGTAGTCGATGCCCGGAAAGCCGCCGAGGAAGCGCCCGACACCGATCAGCGTGTCGGAGCCGACGAAGATCAGGCTGCCCACGGCGACCAGCGGGCCGTGCGTGCGGGCCGCGAGCGCGAAGCTCGCCATCGCGCACAGCACGAGCATGTAGACGGCGACCGGCGCGAGCAGCTCGCCGAGGTGCGGAAGGAACGCCGCGTAGAACGCCGGAGCGGCGATCCACAGTCCGATCAGCGCGGCGATGCGCCAGCCGTGCGGCCGCGCGCGCCAGCGAAAGAAGATCGCGCAGTAGCACAGGTGCGTGAGCAGGAATGCGCCGAGACCGAGGACGAACGACAGCGGCCAGTCGGGCAGCGCGAGCAGCACGTCGCCGAGCACGGCCGTGGCAAGCGCTGCGCACAGCCACGCGCGTTCGCGCGGCGCGGCGCAGGTGCTGCCGGCCGCGAGCAGCAGGATGCCCATCGCGGCTTTCGCGACGGCCTGGCCGGGATAGGGCGCGGCGGCGAGCGACAGCCCGTACAGCAGCGCGGCGGCGACGGCGAGCGGCCAGAGCCGGCGATAGGTGGCGGGAAGCGTGGCGATCAAGGCGGGTGTCTCCGGTTTGTTGTTGTCTGCGGTGGACGGCGCGTTTTCGACGGCGCGGCTGCGGCCATTATCCGGAAGAACGGGCGGGTAAAAACCGGCGAATCCTTCTAGGCGCGGCATGGCGACGGTTGCGACGGTGCGGCGGTGCCGGCTCGGGCCATGCGGTGCCGGTGCATCTGCCGCCGCGCCGCTTGTTCCGATGCGCTTGCCCCGGTCGAACCGGGGCAACGCTGCGGTTTCGGCTTGCTATCATCGCCGCGTATCGACGTTGCCCGCCCGGCCGCGCTACAGGGTTCGCAGGCCGGCGCGACGGCCGCGCCCGGCGAGGGCATGCCGCCGCGTTTTCAATGAATCCGTGCCGGGTCCCGCCAGCGCGCCTGACGCAGTGGCTGGCCCGGTCCTCATGACCAACAGGTTCGACATGACCGAACTGCTCCACGGCGACGGCGCGATCCGTCGCACGACGCCATACGGCTCCTCGATCGAAAACACCTATGCGGGCGTACTGTCGTTCATGCGCCGCAACTATTCGCG encodes:
- a CDS encoding 4-oxalocrotonate tautomerase — its product is MPTFNIQLFEGRTVEQKRAFVEAITRVTCETLGCDPGSVDIILADVKKENWATAGKLWSDER
- a CDS encoding class II aldolase/adducin family protein, with protein sequence MSSFAHRPDTVKPGGPISDAERRLRVDLAAAYRLVALNGWDDLIYTHLSATVPGEPGHFLINPFGLTFDEVRASNLVKIDLAGNRIGDSEHAVNVTGFALHAAVHAARADAVCVMHLHNTAGIAVSIQRDGLLPASQHALRFHGDLAYHDYEALAFSPAEGARLTASLGAKSAMLLRNHGTLTVGRTVAEAYVLMDTLIKACDIQVRAQAGGGPLVLPEPAVADRTAEQLRDGGAIEGELEWPALLRRLDRIDPSYRD
- a CDS encoding urea transporter, with protein sequence MPTARPASPSIDLRILLRSIGQIVLQANAFTGATLVAALALTDLRLACAALVGAAAANLTAVLTGAARRDVEQGLHGFNGALAALVAVIFSPTPLAALALVPLAAIGAALVQRAMRTPLAKWRQCPYSSPCLAATALWLPFVAVQHASGSTSGATPTLESFAPALLSGVAQTTFAQGAWAGALIVAGIAAASRRATAFALGGAIVSTVLLVALGASGAVFADGLLGFNGALAALALMPRGARAALAAAALAALIQWLAMHAGVPALTAPFALASWITVAVARRLTLGEPDVVIRTPS
- a CDS encoding putative glycolipid-binding domain-containing protein: MHELRWASLEGDGIEHLTFDRSDAGIIVESAVVGQRYGRAYGLAYRVECDPQWRVRYAVLRVMGGGTLELRGDGAGHWRDGSGRALRELDGCVDIDIAATPFTNSLPIGRLGLARGERRPIDVAYISTPDLTVTPVKQAYACIEPGRRYRYEGIFRNFMAEMDIDTDGLVIDYETLFRRLPTLR
- a CDS encoding alpha/beta fold hydrolase, whose translation is MARAHEMLTVRSGDVKLAVYVSGPRRAPPLILVHGYPDSAAVWAPIRARLAKRYRVIAYDVRGAGASDAPRRLADYALARLADDLKAVADATCGNRPFHLVGHDWGSIQCWEAVTDPAFRGRIASYTSISGPCLDHVFRAKMRLKQSLKSWYIAFFHLPVVPSLVWRLGGAALWPRWLQLTERVRPERDPAQLKNALNGLQLYRANFLARARKPRERYAQAPVQILVPVRDRYVTPEMSVDLDRWLGEHVREEIDGAHWVVVRNPELIAARIDRFAAAHERPAVAAAPAAARAAVQRNVGRRLNSVS
- a CDS encoding metal-dependent hydrolase → MTTPNMMPVRRDIRFALPPEHAKDWHVQGVPVTHFMNALSLLFPAGERFFMDSVRNYRDRIEDPELKKQVLGFIGQEAMHTREHIEYNDLLQSSGLPAHKLDKRLWTILGWFKKALPHSMQLAITIALEHYTAILANQLLSGHEHRIDGSVEGYQQMWMWHAMEETEHKAVSYDVWTTVMKPGLGSYLLRTGTMLTTTVFFWTIVFDFHVRLMRAHRREHGKFGGMWRLVKYLYGPKHGVFPSIAREWLDYFRPGFHPWDHDNHQYLQGLDTLLANIDATNARHAAQAAPRRVPLHPVAQA
- a CDS encoding SDR family NAD(P)-dependent oxidoreductase — encoded protein: MRDFANKVAAITGAGSGMGRSLAIQLAQAGCHVSLADKNGVGLAETERIVRAIAPNVRVSTRVLDVGDRDAMFAWADDTAKEHGKVNLIFNNAGVALSSTIEGMEYSDLEWIVNINFWGVVHGTKAFLPHLKASGDGHVINTSSLFGIFAQPGMSGYNATKFAVRGFTESLRQELDMMKCGVSATCVHPGGIRTNIAQASRVSKNMVGFMVASEQQGRDTFEKFFITTADDAARTILSGVRKNKRRVLIGRDAKAGDWMARVLPSAYQALVVLATRREAAKARRAAARHGAPTAAPLHATYNNAGNQGGEQS
- a CDS encoding flavin-containing monooxygenase — protein: MNARTLPFGPPGHDGPDETTDIAIIGTGFAGLGMAIRLRQTGVTDFVVLEKAASVGGTWRDNHYPGCACDVQSHVYSFSFAPNPRWTRMFAPQPEIRAYLEDCVQRFGVGPHLRLNHELQRAEYDEAAQRWRLTFANGKRLSARVLVSGMGGLSRAALPAIPGVENFQGRAFHSQQWDHDYALEGKRVAVIGTGASAIQFVPQIAPRVKELALFQRTPPWIMPKPDRNLTGLEKWLFRALPFTQKAVRSSIYWMLESRVLGFAIHPSLMKNVQKLALRHIRKQIPDPELRRAVTPNYTLGCKRVLISNDYYPALSRKNVDVITTGIDHIEADAVVTTDGKRHEVDCLIYGTGFQVADPYPRGAIIGRGGLDIVDAWRDGAHAYLGTTLPGYPNFFMIVGPNTGLGHNSMVFMIESQIEYILGALQAMHRERADAIEVRPLVEAQFNSDLQGKLKKAIWSTGGCKSWYLDPRTGKNTTLWPGFTWRFRQATARFSIADYHAYRAPQHDNTARPVAAPAAAASTSTSASAEAA
- a CDS encoding lysoplasmalogenase → MIATLPATYRRLWPLAVAAALLYGLSLAAAPYPGQAVAKAAMGILLLAAGSTCAAPRERAWLCAALATAVLGDVLLALPDWPLSFVLGLGAFLLTHLCYCAIFFRWRARPHGWRIAALIGLWIAAPAFYAAFLPHLGELLAPVAVYMLVLCAMASFALAARTHGPLVAVGSLIFVGSDTLIGVGRFLGGFPGIDYLIWGLYALAQVTIVAGVFHETATRPMRP